AAGATGCACCTCCAGCGCCCGCGTTCCGGTTACCACATCAAACACACCGACGTTTGTCGCGAGTAGCGTTCCGGACGAATCGAACGCGAGTCCCGAGAACAAATCTGCCTCCGCGCTCCGATAAAGTACCCGCTCGCTCTGATTATTGAGATCCCATACACGCAGGGTGTTGCTGAACGGTTCAGGAATCCAAACGTTCGCGGCCACCATACCCTCGGGCGTGCAAGCGAGACCGTATTCGTATTGAGCACAGCCCCAACCCACAAGCACGGACCGGGGCTGTCGGTCAACGGCGTCCCAGACATGAATCCCTTCTGAGACAGAACGGCACACGAGGCAGCGTCCGGCGCTGGTAAACGCGAGTCGGTCAACACCGCGGCGCGTGTTTCGGCGCACTTCAAACTCGCGCCGCTCAGCGACCTGCAACAGAACGGCGCCCTCACCCGTGCGCAGGCGGAACGACAGCGGCTCGCCGTCCAGCGGCACCCGCCCCACGACCCACACCGAGCGCCCAGGGCCATTGAAGGTTTCACATTGGGGTAGGCCGTAGTGCGAAAATTCGCAGCGATTCCACCATGCAAAACGCAAACCTATTGGCGGCATAATAGGCTAGACAGCCATTGTATATTCAGCAACGAATTATCTGAACCAAGTGGCTTATCGCCTTCGGGTCATAGCGGCACCGC
This region of Gemmata massiliana genomic DNA includes:
- a CDS encoding WD40 repeat domain-containing protein, producing the protein MGRVPLDGEPLSFRLRTGEGAVLLQVAERREFEVRRNTRRGVDRLAFTSAGRCLVCRSVSEGIHVWDAVDRQPRSVLVGWGCAQYEYGLACTPEGMVAANVWIPEPFSNTLRVWDLNNQSERVLYRSAEADLFSGLAFDSSGTLLATNVGVFDVVTGTRALEVHLWGEVLKWAPATWLVAGACRDEGIQVTDVDSGEPVVSMVVEGAGLPQFDFSADGQYLAVVSGESVQVWDTTSWMRRRDFVWKAGRLACLTFSPDGQVVAVANGRGQILLWDWDL